Proteins found in one Vulpes vulpes isolate BD-2025 chromosome 13, VulVul3, whole genome shotgun sequence genomic segment:
- the LOC112912590 gene encoding uncharacterized protein isoform X9: MLGFPDPGQGACGEPSGSPAGALWEMQVHPGSTPVSPEHCPCCASTASVPSVREPGAGQREEGPGSPLSSSSPTCVLWAALHPGGWPCPDQEGPVSLPQPWGRHLSCHHSQAAGSPLSWERTEAQLGPAIPSPSFQTAADPSSSHTLERTVGDSVQLHLTSSLSPNVREVEWSWQSESEKQQFLVSWKPDDSGPDWYELEGKFRSSLSLTEMAVLSIRNLSTEMSGWYTANVKFRTGKSQKEVFRLCVYGGLWDKACPRASGGHKGTQAWPLEPQDQFYFFHERHRERGRDIGRGRSRLPARSTTWDTILDPGSHPELKADAQPLNHPGVPI; encoded by the exons ATGCTGGGGTTTCCTGATCCGGGTCAGGGAGCCTGTGGTGAGCCATCAGGGAGCCCTGCTGGGGCTCTCTGGGAGATGCAGGTACATCCAGGCTCTACCCCCGTGTCCCCAGAGCACTGCCCATGTTGTGCCAGCACAGCATCTGTCCCCAGTGTCAGAGAGCCAGGAGCGGGCCAGCGAGAggagggccccgggagccccctgTCCTCCAGCAGCCCCACATGTGTGCTCTGGGCTGCCCTCCACCCCGGGGGCTGGCCGTGCCCGGACCAGGAGGGCCCAGTGTCCCTGCCTCAGCCATGGGGACGGCACCTCTCCTGCCACCACAGCCAGGCTGCTGGGAGTCCCCTGAGCTGGGAGAGGACAGAGGCGCAGCTGGGGCCAG CTATTCCCTCACCAAGCTTCCAGACTGCGGCCGACCCCAGCTCCTCCCACACCCTGGAAAGGACCGTTGGGGACTCTGTCCAGCTGCACCTGACTTCCTCCTTGTCCCCTAATGTCCGAGAGGTTGAGTGGAGTTGGCAATCTGAGTCCGAGAAACAACAGTTCCTGGTGTCCTGGAAGCCTGATGACTCTGGTCCTGACTGGTATGAGCTTGAAGGAAAATTCAGGAGCAGTCTCTCCCTGACAGAGATGGCAGTTTTGAGCATCAGGAATCTCAGTACGGAAATGAGTGGATGGTATACAGCAAATGTCAAATTCCGCACAGGAAAATCCCAGAAGGAGGTCTTTAGACTCTGTGTATATG GAGGACTGTGGGACAAAGCCTGTCCTAGAGCAAGTGGAGGACACAAGGggacccaggcctggcccctggagccccaggaccA attttatttttttcatgagagacacagagagagaggcagagacataggcagagggagaagcaggctccctgcaaggagcacaacgtgggacacgatcctggacccaggatcacaccctgagctgaaggcagacgcccaaccactgaaccatccaggagtccccatttga
- the LOC140594972 gene encoding SLAM family member 9-like yields MIPLQPHRPGGVSRRQPAMGPCSEDPHLGRASWLLGLTSLLLSVCSTGTQGSAAHGSGVEDSGNPVSLNRMQGASVLFQVLRNPDLPAGVQLEKMTWGMSSGANYTILLQVSPGARDPEWVNCQDKFQKRVRVLNMTTLRMNNLTLEDTGLYRARGFYTRGRQYDQDFHLTVYEPLPLLQIRTTNLSITPGWCNVTVQCDTPGTREDLIMSWESRGLPRELEQGGAPGPAPNPWTLALSLPLSQRSASLTCVLSNQVDQKTATLDLGDICGHDPQGQADASQLPTILRVVVVLLLILGAGLFLWRTRVKKSLEPGRGKVAGGAQGP; encoded by the exons ATGATTCCTCTGCAACCTCATAGACCTGGTGGAGTCAGCAGGAGGCAGCCTGCCATGGGCCCCTGCTCAGAGGACCCCCACTTGGGCAGggcctcctggctcctgggaCTCACCAGCCTCCTCCTCA GCGTCTGCAGCACTGGCACCCAGGGTTCTGCAGCCCATGGTTCTGGAGTTGAGGATTCGGGAAACCCTGTTTCTCTGAATCGGATGCAAGGAGCTTCTGTGTTGTTTCAAGTGCTCAGAAACCCAGACTTGCCTGCAGGAGTCCAGCTGGAGAAGATGACCTGGGGGATGTCCTCTGGGGCAAACTACACAATCCTGCTGCAGGTCTCCCCTGGGGCACGCGATCCAGAATGGGTCAACTGCCAGGACAAGTTCCAGAAGAGGGTCCGTGTGCTCAACATGACGACCCTGAGGATGAACAACCTGACCCTGGAGGACACTGGGCTGTACCGGGCTCGGGGCTTCTACACGAGAGGAAGACAATACGACCAGGATTTCCACCTGACTGTGTATG agcccctgccccttctccaGATCAGGACCACGAATCTGTCCATCACCCCAGGCTGGTGCAACGTCACTGTGCAGTGTGACACCCCAGGAACCAGGGAGGACCTGATCATGTCCTGGGAGAGCAGGGGACTCCCCAGGGAGCTGGAACAGGGAGGAGCCCCAGGACCAGCCCCCAACCCCTGGACCCTGGCTCTGAGCCTGCCCCTGAGCCAGCGCAGCGCCAGCCTCACCTGTGTGCTCAGCAACCAGGTGGACCAGAAAACTGCCACCTTGGACCTTGGGGACATCTGTGGTCACG ATCCACAGGGACAGGCTGATGCCTCTCAACTCCCCACCATCCTGCGGGTTGTTGTGGTCCTGCTGCTGATCCTGGGAGCTGGACTGTTCCTCTGGAGGACACGAGTGAAgaagagcctggagcctgggagaGGCAA GGTcgcaggaggagcacagggacCCTGA